A region of Streptomyces sp. NBC_01788 DNA encodes the following proteins:
- a CDS encoding Tex family protein: MTTPLTASIEGRIAEELGVRERQVKAAVELLDGGSTVPFIARYRKEATEMLDDAQLRTVEERLRYLRELEERRAAILESVREQGKLTDELEARIRGAETKARLEDVYLPYKPKRRTKAQIAREAGLEPLAEGLLDDPSVEPLAAAAAFVDADKGVADPQAALDGARAILTERFSEDADLIGELRERMWVRGRLAAKVREGKEEAGAKFADYFDFAEPFTELPSHRILAMLRGEKEEVLDLVLEPEEQVDGPSSYEGIVAHRFGITDRGRPADKWLQDTVRWAWRTRILVHLGIDLRLRLRTAAEDEAVNVFAANLRDLLLAAPAGTRATLGLDPGFRTGVKVAVVDATGKVVATDVVHPHVPANRWDEAVAKLARLAKEHAVDLIAIGNGTASRETDKLAADVITRHPELKLTKVMVSEAGASVYSASAYASRELPDMDVSLRGAVSIARRLQDPLAELVKIDPKSIGVGQYQHDLSEVKLSRSLDAVVEDCVNGVGVDVNTASVPLLARVSGVTSGLAENIVAHRDANGPFTSRAQLKNVSRLGPKAYEQCAGFLRIRGGDDPLDSSSVHPESYPVVRRMVKTAGQEVASLVGNTGVLRSLRAADFVDDTFGLPTVSDILKELEKPGRDPRPAFKTATFKEGVEKISDLASGMVLEGVVTNVAAFGAFVDVGVHQDGLVHVSAMSKQFVKDPRDVVKPGDIVKVKVLEVDIPRKRISLTLRLDDEAAPQDRQTQGDGGDRRRRGGRPPQQRQGRGGGGGGGGSRQAPPPANSAMADALRRAGLLDRK, from the coding sequence GTGACGACACCCCTCACAGCGTCCATCGAGGGCAGGATCGCCGAGGAGCTCGGCGTACGGGAGCGGCAGGTCAAGGCCGCCGTGGAACTGCTGGACGGCGGTTCGACGGTGCCCTTCATCGCCCGCTACCGCAAGGAGGCGACCGAGATGCTCGACGACGCGCAACTGCGCACCGTCGAGGAGCGGCTGCGCTATCTGCGGGAACTGGAGGAGCGGCGGGCGGCGATCCTCGAGTCGGTGCGCGAGCAGGGCAAGCTCACCGATGAACTGGAGGCGCGGATCCGCGGCGCCGAGACCAAGGCGCGGCTGGAGGACGTCTACCTGCCGTACAAGCCGAAGCGGCGGACCAAGGCGCAGATCGCCCGGGAGGCGGGTCTGGAGCCGCTGGCCGAGGGCCTGCTCGACGACCCGTCCGTGGAGCCGCTCGCGGCGGCGGCCGCCTTCGTCGACGCGGACAAGGGCGTCGCCGATCCGCAGGCGGCGCTGGACGGCGCGCGGGCGATCCTCACCGAGCGGTTCTCGGAGGACGCCGACCTGATCGGCGAGCTGCGCGAGCGCATGTGGGTGCGCGGGCGGCTGGCCGCCAAGGTGCGGGAGGGCAAGGAGGAGGCGGGCGCCAAGTTCGCCGACTACTTCGACTTCGCCGAGCCGTTCACCGAGCTGCCCTCGCACCGGATCCTCGCGATGCTGCGCGGGGAGAAGGAGGAGGTCCTGGACCTCGTCCTGGAGCCGGAGGAGCAGGTGGACGGCCCCTCGTCGTACGAGGGGATCGTGGCCCACCGGTTCGGGATCACCGACCGCGGCCGTCCCGCCGACAAGTGGCTCCAGGACACGGTCCGCTGGGCCTGGCGCACCCGGATCCTCGTCCACCTGGGCATCGACCTGCGGCTGCGGCTGCGCACGGCCGCGGAGGACGAGGCGGTGAACGTGTTCGCGGCCAACCTGCGCGACCTGCTGCTCGCTGCCCCGGCCGGCACGCGCGCGACCCTCGGTCTCGACCCCGGGTTCCGTACGGGTGTGAAGGTCGCCGTGGTCGACGCGACCGGCAAGGTCGTCGCCACCGACGTCGTCCACCCGCACGTTCCGGCCAACCGGTGGGACGAGGCCGTCGCCAAGCTGGCCCGGCTGGCCAAGGAGCACGCGGTCGACCTGATCGCGATCGGCAACGGCACCGCGTCCCGGGAGACCGACAAGCTGGCCGCCGACGTCATCACCCGGCACCCGGAGCTGAAGCTCACCAAGGTGATGGTGTCGGAGGCGGGCGCGTCGGTGTACTCGGCCTCGGCGTACGCCTCGCGGGAACTTCCCGACATGGACGTCTCCCTGCGCGGCGCGGTCTCCATCGCGCGCCGGCTCCAGGACCCGCTGGCCGAACTGGTCAAGATCGACCCCAAGTCGATCGGGGTCGGCCAGTACCAGCACGACCTGTCCGAGGTGAAGCTGTCCCGCTCGCTGGACGCGGTGGTCGAGGACTGTGTGAACGGCGTCGGCGTGGACGTGAACACCGCGTCCGTGCCGCTGCTCGCGCGCGTCTCCGGCGTCACCTCGGGACTCGCGGAGAACATCGTGGCGCACCGGGACGCCAACGGGCCGTTCACCTCGCGGGCGCAGCTGAAGAACGTCTCGCGGCTCGGCCCGAAGGCCTACGAGCAGTGCGCGGGCTTCCTGCGGATCCGCGGCGGCGACGACCCGCTGGACTCCTCCAGCGTGCACCCCGAGTCCTACCCCGTGGTCCGCCGGATGGTGAAGACCGCGGGCCAGGAGGTGGCCTCGCTGGTCGGCAACACCGGGGTGCTGCGCTCGCTCAGGGCGGCCGACTTCGTGGACGACACGTTCGGTCTGCCGACGGTGAGCGACATCCTGAAGGAGCTGGAGAAGCCGGGGCGCGACCCGCGGCCCGCGTTCAAGACGGCCACCTTCAAGGAGGGCGTCGAGAAGATCTCCGACCTGGCGTCCGGGATGGTCCTGGAGGGCGTGGTGACGAACGTGGCGGCCTTCGGCGCGTTCGTCGACGTCGGCGTCCACCAGGACGGTCTGGTGCACGTCTCGGCGATGTCGAAGCAGTTCGTGAAGGATCCGCGCGATGTCGTCAAGCCCGGTGACATCGTCAAGGTGAAGGTGCTGGAGGTCGACATCCCGCGCAAGCGGATCTCGCTGACGCTGCGTCTGGACGACGAGGCGGCGCCGCAGGACCGCCAGACTCAGGGCGACGGCGGCGACCGGCGCCGCCGCGGTGGCCGGCCTCCGCAGCAGCGCCAGGGCCGCGGCGGTGGTGGCGGTGGCGGCGGTTCCCGCCAGGCGCCCCCGCCCGCCAACAGCGCGATGGCGGACGCCCTCCGGCGCGCCGGCCTCCTCGACCGGAAGTAA